The Thermoclostridium stercorarium subsp. stercorarium DSM 8532 genome contains a region encoding:
- the hflX gene encoding GTPase HflX, which yields MQVNGQTEGLKKGILERLQKIYDMKIPKDQVLTEELTLILAEISSAINREISVLIDRKGNILDVRVGDSNSAAVYPASVRRSESSLSGVRCVHTHPGGRSALSELDISTLKQLHLDMMIALGVSDLKPTDVSCAILTDGMQNVAIYGPFGPFSNRLNEIAEFVYKADKSGKEPAVVQEKRKERALLIGVETPDTPVIMGVSEASISMKELVELAKTAGAEVVDTILQKRPSRDPAYLIGKGKLAEIGRIVQEKEIALVIFDEELSGTQLRNIENFTNTKVVDRTGLILDIFGQRAKSREGQVQVELAQLNYLLPRLQGRGITLSRLGGGIGTRGPGETKLETDRRHIRRRIDYLKKELERIRNQRQTSRRERERNKIPVVALVGYTNAGKSTLLNTLCDADVFAEDKLFATLDTTTRKLKLEEGMTVLLSDTVGFIRKLPHHLVEAFKSTLEEAVLADLLLIVVDASDPFAQDHVRVVNEILSDLGASSKPSVLVWNKWDLVDKDFHTPFFREKPVEVHVSAITGLGLDELKKAIKNCLKPETERVTLHIPFSEGWVLPFLYENGMVSSVDYKDNVTIVEAEIDKKYISRINSFIIN from the coding sequence ATGCAGGTAAACGGACAGACTGAAGGGCTGAAAAAAGGAATACTGGAGAGGCTTCAGAAAATTTATGACATGAAAATTCCGAAAGATCAGGTCCTGACCGAAGAGCTGACTTTAATCCTGGCGGAAATTTCCTCTGCGATAAACCGTGAAATCTCGGTTCTGATTGACAGAAAAGGAAATATACTGGACGTTCGGGTGGGGGACAGTAACTCCGCCGCCGTTTATCCCGCCAGTGTCAGAAGAAGTGAATCCAGCTTATCCGGTGTACGGTGTGTTCATACGCATCCCGGCGGGAGAAGCGCTTTGTCCGAGTTGGATATAAGTACTTTGAAACAGCTGCATCTGGATATGATGATTGCTTTGGGAGTTTCAGACCTGAAGCCTACCGATGTTTCCTGCGCAATACTTACCGACGGAATGCAGAATGTTGCGATTTATGGCCCGTTCGGACCATTCAGTAACAGGCTGAATGAAATAGCTGAATTTGTTTATAAAGCCGACAAGTCAGGAAAAGAGCCCGCTGTTGTTCAGGAAAAGCGAAAAGAACGGGCGCTTTTAATTGGAGTTGAAACTCCTGATACTCCTGTTATTATGGGTGTGAGCGAAGCCAGCATTTCCATGAAGGAGCTGGTGGAACTGGCAAAAACGGCAGGGGCAGAGGTTGTGGATACCATTTTGCAGAAAAGGCCTTCGAGGGATCCGGCATATCTCATCGGCAAGGGGAAGCTTGCGGAAATAGGCAGAATAGTTCAGGAAAAAGAAATTGCTCTTGTCATTTTTGACGAGGAGTTATCGGGAACGCAGCTGAGAAATATTGAAAACTTTACAAACACGAAGGTGGTGGACAGAACCGGGCTTATTCTTGACATTTTCGGGCAGCGGGCAAAATCCCGGGAGGGCCAGGTTCAGGTTGAGCTTGCTCAACTGAATTACCTTCTGCCGAGGCTGCAGGGGCGGGGAATCACTCTTTCGAGGCTTGGCGGAGGTATCGGAACAAGAGGGCCGGGTGAAACAAAACTGGAAACAGACAGACGTCATATAAGGCGGCGTATTGATTATCTTAAGAAAGAGCTTGAAAGGATACGGAATCAAAGGCAGACATCCAGACGGGAAAGGGAAAGGAACAAAATTCCCGTGGTTGCGCTTGTTGGATATACAAACGCCGGAAAATCCACGCTGCTTAACACTTTGTGTGATGCTGACGTTTTTGCGGAGGATAAACTGTTTGCAACCCTTGATACTACCACGCGGAAGCTTAAACTGGAGGAAGGCATGACCGTTCTGCTGTCCGACACCGTAGGGTTCATACGAAAGCTTCCCCATCATCTCGTTGAAGCTTTTAAATCCACTCTTGAGGAGGCTGTGCTTGCCGATCTTCTGTTAATAGTCGTGGATGCATCCGATCCGTTTGCACAGGACCATGTCCGTGTGGTTAATGAAATATTGTCCGATTTGGGGGCGTCAAGCAAGCCATCCGTTCTGGTGTGGAATAAATGGGATCTGGTGGATAAGGACTTTCATACGCCCTTTTTCAGGGAAAAGCCGGTGGAAGTACATGTGTCGGCAATTACCGGCCTTGGTCTTGATGAGCTGAAAAAAGCCATAAAAAACTGTTTAAAGCCTGAAACCGAAAGGGTAACACTGCATATTCCCTTCAGCGAGGGATGGGTATTGCCGTTTCTGTATGAAAACGGCATGGTAAGTTCGGTGGATTACAAGGATAACGTTACGATTGTAGAGGCCGA